Proteins encoded in a region of the Streptomyces akebiae genome:
- a CDS encoding class I adenylate-forming enzyme family protein, whose translation MGSLVAAAAGEDGMSVLVQRLFDARDDGLPYLTHQRETVTRGELRERVAKQAAVFAGYDIGPGSTVGLRTPPSFTQVEVLLALWRLGAQVMLFDFRLKPAEVDALCAVCRPQFMVRAGANVRAAFGFRSEYEVATECRRAGRAAEGGHRLVQFSSGSTGRPKVIGRSAGSIAAEVEAFAAVPGMPVEGDRLLLLSSTAHSFGLLGGLLHALAAGVSVVFAPRVSARDILRTSLDHRITALFGVPMHYELLAAALDPPALPALRTAVSGGELMPPEVAARFAERYGVTVGEAYGTTETGIVAIDVGGTLRPSVGRPAPGVVVREHKGELDVALAESPYLFDSGGTQYTDGWLHTRDRAAVAADGTVTVGGRADSLVVIGGLKVDLTEVEHVLRAHPAVEQAVLVHEDVTEAYVAVAAGAESPSAEELLRWCRERLADYKLPRVIRLMESLPRTSNGKLVRQAATLQAAASGA comes from the coding sequence ATGGGCTCACTCGTGGCGGCCGCGGCCGGCGAGGACGGGATGAGCGTCCTGGTCCAGCGGCTGTTCGACGCACGGGACGACGGCCTGCCCTATCTGACGCATCAGCGGGAGACCGTCACACGCGGGGAGTTACGGGAGCGGGTCGCCAAGCAGGCCGCCGTGTTCGCCGGTTACGACATCGGGCCCGGCAGCACGGTGGGGCTGCGGACGCCGCCCAGTTTCACCCAGGTCGAGGTCCTGCTCGCGCTGTGGCGGTTGGGCGCGCAGGTGATGCTCTTCGACTTCCGGCTGAAGCCCGCGGAGGTCGACGCGCTGTGTGCCGTCTGCCGGCCGCAGTTCATGGTCCGGGCCGGTGCCAACGTCCGGGCCGCGTTCGGCTTCCGGTCCGAGTACGAGGTCGCCACCGAGTGCCGCAGGGCGGGGCGGGCGGCCGAGGGCGGGCACCGGCTGGTCCAGTTCAGCTCGGGGTCGACCGGGCGGCCCAAGGTGATCGGCCGGAGCGCCGGGTCGATCGCCGCAGAGGTCGAGGCGTTCGCGGCGGTCCCCGGGATGCCGGTCGAGGGAGACCGGTTGCTGCTGCTCAGCTCCACCGCACACAGCTTCGGCCTGCTCGGCGGACTGCTGCACGCGTTGGCGGCCGGGGTCTCCGTCGTCTTCGCGCCCCGGGTCTCGGCCCGCGACATCCTGCGGACCTCCCTCGACCACCGCATCACCGCCCTCTTCGGCGTGCCGATGCACTACGAGCTGCTCGCGGCCGCCCTCGATCCGCCCGCGCTGCCCGCGCTGCGGACCGCCGTCTCCGGTGGCGAGCTGATGCCTCCCGAGGTCGCCGCGCGGTTCGCCGAGCGGTACGGCGTCACGGTCGGCGAGGCCTACGGCACCACCGAGACCGGCATCGTCGCCATCGACGTCGGCGGCACGCTCCGGCCCTCCGTCGGCCGGCCCGCACCGGGTGTGGTGGTCCGGGAGCACAAGGGCGAACTGGACGTAGCGCTCGCCGAGTCGCCGTACCTCTTCGACTCCGGCGGCACCCAGTACACCGACGGCTGGCTGCACACCCGGGACCGGGCCGCGGTCGCCGCCGACGGAACGGTCACCGTCGGCGGCCGCGCCGACTCCCTCGTCGTCATCGGCGGCCTCAAGGTCGACCTCACCGAGGTCGAGCACGTGCTGCGCGCGCACCCGGCCGTCGAACAGGCGGTCCTGGTCCACGAGGACGTCACCGAGGCGTACGTGGCCGTCGCCGCCGGGGCCGAGAGCCCGTCGGCGGAGGAACTGCTGCGCTGGTGCCGGGAGCGGCTGGCCGACTACAAGCTGCCCC
- a CDS encoding 3-dehydroquinate synthase II family protein, producing MRFAWIDLREVPRPQLQAVVDAAVHARMAGVVSADAELLGTLPPTVTRVLAGGAPAAAPAKRSADKGDKEARGAAEGKADARAEGKAPAGAGPDLLLRGFTAQDELEALAAENRAATGTPVAGFVDVRDDRTLQLSCVGAMALPYTVIHFADPTKIPLEIVLAAAESAEGKLVTVVGDLEEAAIVFDVLERGSDGILFTPRGADDVFALARLLEATTPQLELSTLTVESIRHVGLGDRVCVDTCSHFEEDEGILVGSYSSGFVLCCSETHPLPYMPTRPFRVNAGALHSYTLGPDNRTNYLSEVGSGSALLAVGADGRTRRVVVGRAKLESRPLLEIRTHAEDGRLVSLTVQDDWHVRVLGPGGKVLNVTELRTGDELLGYLAQDKRHVGLPIGEFCKEV from the coding sequence ATGAGGTTCGCGTGGATCGATCTCCGTGAAGTCCCCCGTCCGCAGCTCCAGGCGGTGGTGGACGCGGCCGTCCACGCCCGGATGGCCGGGGTGGTCTCCGCCGACGCCGAGCTGTTGGGGACACTGCCGCCGACGGTCACCCGGGTGCTGGCCGGCGGGGCCCCGGCCGCCGCTCCCGCGAAGAGGTCCGCCGACAAGGGCGACAAGGAGGCCAGGGGCGCGGCCGAGGGCAAGGCCGATGCCAGAGCCGAGGGCAAGGCCCCGGCCGGTGCCGGACCCGACCTGCTGCTGCGCGGATTCACCGCCCAGGACGAGCTGGAAGCCCTCGCCGCGGAGAACCGGGCCGCCACCGGCACACCGGTCGCCGGCTTCGTCGACGTACGGGACGACCGCACCCTCCAGCTGTCGTGCGTGGGCGCGATGGCGCTGCCCTACACGGTGATCCACTTCGCCGATCCGACGAAGATCCCCTTGGAGATCGTGCTCGCGGCGGCCGAGTCGGCCGAGGGGAAGCTGGTGACCGTCGTCGGGGACCTGGAGGAGGCGGCCATCGTCTTCGACGTGCTCGAACGGGGTTCGGACGGCATCCTGTTCACGCCCCGCGGCGCGGACGACGTGTTCGCGCTGGCCCGGCTGCTGGAGGCGACCACCCCGCAGCTGGAGCTGTCCACGCTCACCGTCGAGAGCATCCGGCACGTCGGGCTCGGCGACCGGGTCTGCGTGGACACCTGCTCGCACTTCGAGGAGGACGAGGGCATCCTCGTCGGCTCGTACTCCTCCGGTTTCGTGCTCTGCTGCAGTGAGACCCACCCGCTGCCGTACATGCCGACCCGTCCGTTCCGGGTCAACGCCGGCGCCCTGCACTCGTACACGCTGGGCCCCGACAACCGCACCAACTACCTCAGCGAGGTCGGCTCCGGCAGCGCCCTGCTGGCGGTCGGCGCCGACGGCCGCACCCGGCGCGTGGTGGTCGGGCGGGCCAAGCTGGAGTCCCGGCCGCTGCTGGAGATCCGCACCCACGCGGAGGACGGGCGGCTGGTCAGCCTCACCGTGCAGGACGACTGGCATGTGCGGGTGCTCGGCCCCGGCGGCAAGGTCCTCAATGTCACCGAACTGCGGACCGGTGACGAACTGCTCGGTTATCTGGCCCAGGACAAGCGCCATGTGGGCCTGCCCATCGGCGAGTTCTGCAAGGAGGTCTGA
- a CDS encoding class I fructose-bisphosphate aldolase family protein: MLKSGKPLRWRRLSLVGDDRHLLIPLDHSVSDGPVAPPGQWEELLKALVAGGADGIIVHKGRARTLDPALLRSCALVVHLSASTACSADVDAKVLVGDVEEAVALGADAVSVHVNIGSDTEGRQLADLGAVARSCDTWGMPLIAMVYPRGPRIENPHDPALLAHIVNVAADLGADMVKTSVALPLDRMAEVVAHSPIPVLAAGGPPDGSDLIEYGTAVMAAGCRGLAVGRRIFSSPSPASLVSRLAAVVHGDGVSNDMSMTTSPHYSTIVAGVA; this comes from the coding sequence ATGCTGAAAAGTGGCAAGCCATTACGTTGGAGAAGACTTTCGCTGGTCGGCGACGACCGGCATTTGCTGATACCGCTCGACCACAGCGTTTCGGACGGTCCGGTCGCTCCTCCGGGTCAGTGGGAAGAGTTGTTGAAGGCGTTGGTGGCCGGCGGCGCCGACGGGATCATCGTCCACAAGGGGCGGGCCCGCACGCTCGATCCGGCCCTCCTGCGGAGCTGCGCGCTGGTGGTGCATCTGAGCGCCAGCACGGCCTGCTCCGCCGATGTCGACGCCAAAGTGCTGGTCGGCGACGTGGAGGAGGCGGTGGCCCTGGGCGCCGACGCGGTCAGCGTCCATGTGAACATCGGCTCGGACACCGAGGGGCGCCAGCTCGCCGACCTCGGGGCGGTGGCCCGCTCCTGCGACACCTGGGGCATGCCGCTGATCGCGATGGTCTACCCGCGAGGCCCCCGGATCGAGAACCCGCACGATCCCGCACTCCTCGCGCACATCGTGAACGTCGCCGCGGACCTGGGCGCCGACATGGTGAAGACCTCGGTGGCCCTGCCGCTCGACCGCATGGCCGAGGTGGTGGCCCACAGCCCCATCCCCGTCCTCGCGGCCGGCGGTCCGCCCGACGGCTCCGACCTCATCGAGTACGGCACCGCCGTGATGGCCGCGGGCTGCCGGGGGCTGGCCGTCGGCCGCCGGATCTTCTCCTCCCCCTCCCCCGCCTCCCTGGTGTCCCGGCTCGCCGCCGTCGTGCACGGCGACGGGGTCAGCAATGACATGAGCATGACTACCTCTCCCCATTACTCGACGATCGTGGCAGGTGTCGCATGA
- a CDS encoding MFS transporter produces the protein MPESPSRTVAEAADPRPASLPVSPSAGTSKAPKVAAASLIGTTIEYYDFAVYGTASALVLGPAFFPSGNPTVSSLAAFLTFAAAFLSRPLGVVLFGTIGDRLGRRRALVASLLLMGLATVGVGLLPTYESAGLLAPVLLVTLRLLQGVSMGGEWGGAVLLAAEHAPPGRRALYAAVPNIGPSLGFLLSSAVILPTLNIVGRDGFTDWAWRVPFLLSAVLVVVGLWVRSTVSESPVFQDPPSAGTSPVSPASPVSRFPLGTLVARYPGRLLLGTGAAIGGSAVYYLTIVYSLSYGPKSLGIPQNTMLTAASVGAAAGIAVTLPAARLADRVGRRPLMLTGAVGCVVWAVPMYGSLSTGNGYVITGAYTVGLMLLALMFSPVAAFLAELFPARLRYTGASAAFILANTLGGGFAPLVATWLNSQWSSPLVLGFYTGGLCLVSLLCLWALPETREDDFTA, from the coding sequence ATGCCCGAATCCCCGTCCAGAACCGTCGCCGAGGCCGCCGACCCCAGACCCGCCTCCTTACCGGTCTCCCCCTCGGCCGGGACCAGCAAGGCGCCCAAGGTCGCCGCCGCGAGCCTCATCGGCACGACCATCGAGTACTACGACTTCGCCGTCTACGGCACGGCCTCCGCGCTCGTCCTCGGCCCCGCGTTCTTCCCCTCCGGCAACCCGACCGTCTCCTCCCTCGCCGCGTTCCTCACCTTCGCGGCGGCCTTCCTGTCCCGCCCCCTCGGCGTCGTGCTCTTCGGCACGATCGGCGACCGGCTGGGCCGGCGACGCGCCCTGGTCGCCTCCCTCCTGCTCATGGGCCTCGCGACGGTCGGCGTCGGGCTGCTCCCGACCTACGAGAGCGCCGGACTCCTCGCCCCCGTCCTCCTGGTGACCCTCCGTCTGCTGCAGGGCGTCAGCATGGGCGGCGAGTGGGGCGGCGCGGTCCTGCTGGCCGCCGAGCACGCCCCGCCCGGCCGACGGGCCCTGTACGCCGCCGTCCCGAACATCGGCCCCTCTCTCGGTTTCCTGCTCTCCAGCGCCGTCATCCTCCCGACCCTGAACATCGTGGGCCGCGACGGCTTCACCGACTGGGCCTGGCGGGTGCCGTTCCTGCTCAGCGCGGTGCTCGTGGTGGTCGGGCTGTGGGTGCGGTCGACGGTGTCGGAGTCGCCGGTCTTCCAGGACCCGCCCTCGGCGGGGACGTCCCCGGTGTCCCCGGCGTCGCCGGTGTCGCGCTTCCCGCTCGGCACGCTCGTCGCGCGGTACCCCGGCCGGCTGCTGCTCGGCACCGGCGCGGCGATCGGCGGGTCCGCCGTCTACTACCTGACGATCGTCTACAGCCTGTCCTACGGGCCGAAGTCGCTCGGCATCCCACAGAACACGATGCTCACCGCGGCGAGTGTGGGGGCGGCCGCCGGCATCGCGGTCACCCTGCCCGCCGCCCGGCTGGCGGACCGGGTCGGTCGCCGTCCGCTGATGCTGACGGGTGCGGTCGGGTGCGTGGTCTGGGCCGTGCCGATGTACGGCTCGCTCAGCACGGGCAACGGGTACGTCATCACCGGTGCGTACACGGTGGGTCTCATGCTGCTCGCCCTGATGTTCTCGCCGGTGGCGGCGTTCCTGGCGGAGCTGTTCCCGGCGAGGCTGCGCTACACCGGGGCGTCGGCGGCGTTCATCCTGGCCAATACGCTCGGGGGCGGGTTCGCTCCGCTCGTGGCGACGTGGCTGAACAGCCAGTGGTCGTCGCCGTTGGTGCTGGGGTTCTACACCGGCGGGCTGTGCCTGGTCAGCCTGCTGTGCCTGTGGGCGCTGCCGGAGACGCGGGAGGACGACTTCACCGCCTGA
- the pgl gene encoding 6-phosphogluconolactonase has translation MSTPQLVVHHDKELMAQAAAARLITKIVDAQASRGYASVVLTGGRNGNGLLAALAAAPARDAIDWGRLDLWWGDERFLPEGDAERNVTQARAALLDSVPLDPKRVHAMPASDGPWGADVDAAAASYAEELARAAGPENHGAVPTFDVLMLGVGPDTHVASLFPELPAVRETERTVVGVRGAPKPPPTRVTLTLPAIRAAREVWLLAAGEDKAGAAAIALSGAGEIQAPAAGAAGRARTLWLLDAAAASRLPRSLYPPASP, from the coding sequence ATGAGCACACCGCAGTTGGTCGTGCACCACGACAAGGAGCTGATGGCACAGGCCGCGGCGGCCCGGCTGATCACCAAGATCGTGGACGCGCAGGCCTCGCGCGGCTACGCCTCGGTCGTCCTCACGGGTGGTCGCAACGGCAACGGGCTGCTCGCCGCGCTGGCGGCGGCGCCCGCCCGGGACGCGATCGACTGGGGCCGGCTGGATCTGTGGTGGGGCGACGAACGGTTCCTGCCCGAGGGCGACGCCGAGCGCAATGTCACCCAGGCCCGTGCGGCGCTGCTGGACTCGGTGCCGCTGGACCCGAAGCGGGTGCACGCCATGCCCGCTTCGGACGGGCCGTGGGGTGCCGATGTGGACGCGGCGGCCGCGTCGTACGCGGAGGAGCTGGCGCGGGCGGCGGGGCCGGAGAACCACGGTGCCGTGCCGACGTTCGACGTGCTGATGCTGGGGGTCGGGCCGGACACCCATGTGGCCTCGCTCTTCCCCGAGTTGCCTGCCGTACGGGAGACCGAGCGGACGGTCGTGGGGGTGCGTGGGGCGCCGAAGCCGCCGCCGACGCGGGTCACCCTGACGTTGCCGGCGATCCGGGCGGCGCGTGAGGTGTGGTTGCTCGCGGCCGGGGAGGACAAGGCGGGGGCGGCGGCCATCGCGTTGTCCGGTGCGGGGGAGATTCAGGCCCCGGCGGCGGGGGCGGCCGGGAGGGCGCGGACCTTGTGGCTGCTGGACGCGGCTGCGGCGTCGCGGTTGCCACGCTCGTTGTATCCGCCGGCGTCGCCGTGA
- the opcA gene encoding glucose-6-phosphate dehydrogenase assembly protein OpcA, with protein MKTDLTDTTASKINKALVKARRAIGTPAVGMVLTLVIVTDEENAYDALKSANDASREHPSRTIVVIKRVSRSPRDRTKSRLDAEVRVGADAGTGETVVLRLYGEVADHAQSVVLPLLLPDAPVVVWWPVNAPLDPARDPLGALAQRRVTDSYAAEKPIDELRTRAENYEPGDTDLAWTRITPWRSMLAAALDQVDCEVISAEVQGEQYNPSVELLAMWLADRLHVHVRRGVSAGPGLNEVRMLTSTGPIRLYRPNGGLALLTLEDQPDRAVALKRRETSELLAEELRRLDPDDTYASALRFGVDRLGGGGVSGAPGSALSAATAAGAGSGGTGPVAASGVPGDASSSPGVPGSASASVPGAVSGSGPGLGAAVASAASAARAAAALPPAAPAAPSGTPSSTGSAGSGASTGSADDGDSERPTPAQMPPVKKATS; from the coding sequence ATGAAGACGGACCTCACGGACACCACGGCCAGCAAGATCAACAAGGCGCTGGTGAAAGCCCGCCGGGCGATAGGCACCCCTGCGGTCGGCATGGTGCTCACGCTGGTCATCGTGACGGACGAGGAGAACGCGTACGACGCGCTCAAGTCCGCCAACGACGCCTCCCGCGAGCACCCCTCACGCACGATCGTGGTGATCAAGCGCGTCTCCCGCTCCCCGCGCGACCGTACGAAGTCCCGCCTCGACGCCGAGGTACGGGTGGGCGCGGACGCGGGCACCGGCGAGACGGTCGTGCTGCGGCTCTACGGCGAGGTCGCGGACCACGCCCAGTCGGTGGTGCTTCCGCTGCTGCTGCCGGACGCTCCGGTGGTGGTGTGGTGGCCGGTGAACGCGCCGCTCGACCCGGCCCGTGACCCGCTGGGCGCGCTCGCCCAGCGCCGGGTCACCGACAGCTACGCCGCCGAGAAGCCGATCGACGAGCTGCGGACCCGCGCGGAGAACTACGAGCCCGGCGACACGGATCTCGCCTGGACCCGGATCACCCCCTGGCGTTCCATGCTGGCCGCCGCGCTCGACCAGGTGGACTGCGAGGTCATCTCCGCGGAGGTGCAGGGCGAGCAGTACAACCCGAGCGTGGAACTGCTGGCCATGTGGCTGGCGGACCGGCTCCATGTGCACGTACGGCGCGGGGTGTCGGCCGGGCCCGGCCTCAACGAGGTGCGGATGCTGACCAGCACCGGCCCCATCCGGCTGTACCGGCCGAACGGCGGGCTGGCGCTGCTCACGCTGGAGGACCAGCCGGACCGGGCGGTGGCGTTGAAGCGCCGCGAGACGTCCGAGCTGCTGGCGGAGGAGCTGCGCAGGCTCGACCCCGACGACACGTACGCGTCGGCGCTGCGGTTCGGCGTGGACCGGTTGGGCGGCGGCGGGGTGAGCGGGGCGCCGGGCAGCGCGCTGTCGGCGGCGACCGCGGCGGGGGCCGGGTCCGGGGGCACCGGGCCGGTGGCCGCGTCCGGTGTGCCGGGGGACGCGTCCTCCTCACCCGGTGTGCCGGGGAGTGCGTCGGCGTCCGTTCCGGGTGCCGTTTCCGGCTCCGGTCCGGGGCTCGGCGCGGCCGTCGCGTCGGCCGCCTCCGCGGCGCGGGCGGCCGCGGCGTTGCCTCCGGCCGCTCCGGCCGCTCCATCGGGGACGCCGAGTTCGACGGGGTCGGCCGGATCGGGGGCCTCCACGGGGTCGGCCGACGACGGTGACTCCGAGCGGCCGACCCCCGCGCAGATGCCGCCCGTGAAGAAGGCGACGTCATGA
- the zwf gene encoding glucose-6-phosphate dehydrogenase yields the protein MAPLPVTGANPLRDAADRRLPRIAGPSGLVIFGVTGDLSRKKLMPAVYDLANRGLLPPGFSLVGFARREWANEDFAQEVHDAVKEHARTPFREEVWQQLIQGMRFVQGTFDDDESFERLRDTIEELDKAQGTGGNFAFYLSVPPSAFPVVIQQLRKHGLADQSSGSWRRAVIEKPFGHNLESAEDLNKVVHEVFAPDQVFRIDHYLGKETVQNILALRFANTMFEPIWNRSFVDHVQITMAEDIGIGGRAGYYDGIGAARDVIQNHLLQLMALTAMEEPASFDADALAAEKTKVLGAVRLPKDLGRDTVFAQYAAGWQGGEKVIGYLEEDGIDRKSKTDTYAAIKVEVDNRRWAGVPFYLRTGKRLGRRVTEIAVVFQRAPHSPFDSTATEELGQNAIVIRVQPDEGVTVRFGSKVPGTSMEIRDVSMDFAYGESFTESSPEAYERLILDVLLGDSNLFPRTEEVELSWKILDPIEEFWDKHGRPAQYQAGTWGPVEADEMLQRDGRSWRRP from the coding sequence TTGGCACCTCTACCCGTCACCGGAGCGAATCCGCTTCGTGACGCCGCAGACCGACGGCTCCCGCGTATCGCGGGGCCGTCGGGCCTGGTGATCTTCGGTGTCACTGGCGATTTGTCACGCAAAAAGCTGATGCCTGCCGTGTACGACCTCGCCAACCGCGGACTGCTGCCGCCGGGCTTCTCGCTCGTCGGCTTCGCGCGCCGGGAGTGGGCGAACGAGGACTTCGCGCAGGAGGTGCACGACGCGGTCAAGGAGCACGCGCGGACGCCCTTCCGCGAGGAGGTCTGGCAGCAGCTCATCCAGGGCATGCGGTTCGTCCAGGGCACCTTCGACGACGACGAGTCCTTCGAGCGGCTGCGCGACACCATCGAGGAGCTGGACAAGGCACAGGGCACGGGCGGCAACTTCGCCTTCTACCTCTCCGTGCCGCCGTCCGCGTTCCCGGTCGTCATCCAGCAGCTGAGGAAGCACGGGCTGGCCGACCAGAGCAGCGGGTCGTGGCGCCGGGCGGTCATCGAGAAGCCGTTCGGGCACAACCTGGAGTCCGCCGAGGACCTCAACAAGGTCGTCCACGAGGTCTTCGCCCCGGACCAGGTCTTCCGCATCGACCACTACCTGGGCAAGGAGACGGTCCAGAACATCCTGGCGCTCCGCTTCGCCAACACGATGTTCGAGCCGATCTGGAACCGCTCCTTCGTCGACCACGTGCAGATCACGATGGCCGAGGACATCGGCATCGGCGGCCGGGCCGGCTACTACGACGGCATCGGTGCCGCCCGTGACGTCATCCAGAACCACCTGCTGCAGCTGATGGCGCTGACCGCGATGGAGGAGCCCGCCTCCTTCGACGCGGACGCGCTCGCCGCCGAGAAGACCAAGGTGCTCGGCGCGGTGAGGCTGCCGAAGGACCTGGGCCGGGACACCGTGTTCGCGCAGTACGCGGCCGGCTGGCAGGGCGGCGAGAAGGTCATCGGCTACCTCGAAGAGGACGGCATCGACCGCAAGTCGAAGACCGACACCTACGCGGCGATCAAGGTCGAGGTCGACAACCGCCGCTGGGCGGGTGTCCCCTTCTATCTGCGGACGGGCAAGCGTCTCGGCCGCCGGGTGACGGAGATCGCCGTCGTCTTCCAGCGCGCCCCGCACTCCCCCTTCGACTCCACCGCCACCGAGGAACTGGGCCAGAACGCGATCGTCATCCGCGTCCAGCCCGACGAGGGCGTCACGGTCCGCTTCGGCTCCAAGGTGCCCGGCACGTCGATGGAGATCCGGGACGTGTCGATGGACTTCGCGTACGGCGAGTCCTTCACGGAGTCCTCGCCCGAGGCGTACGAGCGCCTGATCCTCGACGTCCTCCTGGGCGACTCGAATCTCTTCCCGCGCACCGAGGAGGTCGAGCTGTCCTGGAAGATCCTCGACCCGATCGAGGAGTTCTGGGACAAGCACGGCAGGCCCGCGCAGTACCAGGCGGGCACGTGGGGTCCCGTCGAGGCGGACGAGATGCTGCAGCGAGACGGACGGAGCTGGCGCCGGCCATGA
- the tal gene encoding transaldolase has protein sequence MTDALKRLSEEGVAIWLDDLSRKRITSGNLAELLDQQHVVGVTTNPSIFQKAISSGDGYEQQVSDLAARKVTVEEAIRMITTADVRDAADILRPVFDATGGQDGRVSIEVDPRLAHNTKATVAEAKQLAWLVDRPNTLIKIPATKAGLPAITETIGLGISVNVTLIFSLERYRAVMDAYLAGLEKAKERGLDLSKIHSVASFFVSRVDTEIDKRLDALGTDEAKAARGKAGVANARLAYQAYEEVFSDGRWAALESAGANKQRPLWASTGVKDPAYKSTLYVDELVAPNTVNTMPEATLEATAASGEIRGNAIAGTYEQSRAELDAVEKLGISYDEVVQLLEDEGVEKFEASWNDLLKSTEAELQRLAPSEG, from the coding sequence ATGACAGACGCACTCAAGCGCCTCTCCGAGGAAGGCGTGGCGATCTGGCTGGACGACCTGTCGCGCAAGCGCATCACGTCCGGCAACCTCGCCGAGCTGCTCGACCAGCAGCACGTCGTGGGCGTCACCACCAACCCGTCGATCTTCCAGAAGGCGATCAGCAGCGGTGACGGCTACGAGCAGCAGGTCTCCGACCTCGCCGCCCGCAAGGTCACCGTCGAAGAGGCCATCCGCATGATCACGACGGCGGACGTCCGCGACGCCGCCGACATCCTGCGCCCGGTCTTCGACGCGACCGGCGGCCAGGACGGCCGGGTCTCCATCGAGGTCGACCCCCGTCTCGCGCACAACACCAAGGCGACGGTCGCCGAGGCCAAGCAGCTGGCGTGGCTGGTGGACCGCCCCAACACCCTGATCAAGATCCCGGCGACGAAGGCGGGCCTGCCCGCGATCACCGAGACCATCGGCCTCGGCATCAGCGTCAACGTCACGCTGATCTTCTCGCTGGAGCGCTACCGCGCGGTCATGGACGCCTACCTGGCCGGTCTGGAGAAGGCCAAGGAGCGCGGCCTGGACCTGTCGAAGATCCACTCGGTGGCGTCCTTCTTCGTGTCCCGGGTGGACACCGAGATCGACAAGCGCCTCGACGCGCTCGGCACCGACGAGGCCAAGGCCGCGCGCGGCAAGGCCGGTGTCGCCAACGCCCGTCTCGCCTACCAGGCGTACGAGGAGGTCTTCTCCGACGGCCGCTGGGCGGCCCTGGAGAGCGCGGGCGCCAACAAGCAGCGTCCGCTGTGGGCCTCGACCGGCGTCAAGGACCCCGCGTACAAGAGCACGCTGTACGTGGACGAGCTGGTCGCGCCCAACACGGTGAACACCATGCCGGAGGCCACGCTGGAGGCCACCGCGGCGAGCGGTGAGATCCGCGGCAACGCGATCGCCGGGACGTACGAGCAGTCGCGTGCCGAGCTGGACGCGGTCGAGAAGCTCGGGATCTCCTACGACGAGGTCGTGCAGCTGCTGGAGGACGAGGGCGTCGAGAAGTTCGAGGCGTCCTGGAACGACCTCCTCAAGTCGACCGAGGCGGAGCTCCAGCGCCTCGCACCCTCGGAGGGCTGA